The following proteins come from a genomic window of Planctomycetota bacterium:
- the rny gene encoding ribonuclease Y translates to MAELLWIALGLLAGSGAGFAAGYALLARSRRTKAAIEAEKIVAEATARAEKIVADSRAEAARLRDDAERQIREERNELRQYEGRLAKKEDMLDKRVDALQQKERLVEQKSKDVERKERELASKEQEVERVVQEEKATLHRIAQLTKEEAVKLLLDKLEPELEREKADLIRKRLDAAKESAESEARRIISMAIQRFAASHTADSVVTVVDLPNEEMKGRIIGREGRNIRAFERATGVDVIVDDTPGVIVLSAFDGVRREMARRSMEKLILDGRIHPTRIEEITEQTKREMEEHINNVGKEFLREQDILNVHPKLVTLLGRLKYRTSYGQNVLQHIREVAHLCAVMAAELKLDVRLARRCGLFHDIGKAVDQEFEGSHPVIGGELLKRFDEPKEVVDAAANHHNDPDANYLYTVLAAAADAISASRPGARSESLERYVKRIEQLEKIAKSQPGVTGVYAIQAGREVRVLVDSDKVNDAQAVILARDIAKSIEEQMTYPGEIRVTVMRETRFVEYAR, encoded by the coding sequence ATGGCCGAACTGCTCTGGATCGCCCTGGGCCTGCTGGCGGGCTCGGGCGCGGGCTTCGCGGCGGGGTACGCGCTTCTGGCCCGGTCCCGCAGGACCAAGGCCGCCATCGAGGCCGAGAAGATCGTGGCCGAGGCCACGGCCCGGGCCGAAAAGATCGTGGCCGACTCCCGGGCGGAGGCCGCCCGCCTGCGCGACGACGCCGAGCGCCAGATCCGCGAGGAGCGCAACGAACTGCGCCAGTACGAAGGCCGCCTGGCCAAGAAGGAGGACATGCTCGACAAGCGCGTGGACGCGCTCCAGCAGAAAGAGCGGCTGGTCGAGCAGAAGTCCAAGGACGTCGAGCGCAAGGAGCGCGAGCTGGCCTCCAAGGAGCAGGAAGTCGAACGCGTCGTCCAGGAAGAAAAGGCCACGCTCCACCGCATCGCCCAGCTCACCAAGGAGGAAGCGGTGAAGCTCCTCCTGGACAAGCTCGAGCCGGAGCTGGAGCGGGAGAAGGCCGACCTCATCCGCAAGCGCCTCGACGCGGCCAAGGAGAGCGCCGAATCGGAGGCCCGCCGGATCATCTCCATGGCGATCCAGCGCTTCGCCGCCTCCCACACGGCCGACAGCGTGGTGACCGTGGTGGATCTGCCCAACGAGGAGATGAAGGGTCGGATCATCGGCCGCGAGGGCCGCAACATCCGCGCCTTCGAGCGCGCCACGGGCGTGGACGTCATCGTGGACGACACCCCCGGAGTCATCGTCCTTTCCGCCTTCGACGGCGTGCGGCGCGAGATGGCCCGCCGGTCCATGGAGAAGCTCATCCTGGACGGCCGCATCCACCCCACGCGCATCGAGGAGATCACCGAGCAGACCAAGCGCGAGATGGAGGAGCACATCAACAACGTAGGCAAGGAATTCCTGCGGGAGCAGGACATCCTCAACGTCCACCCGAAGCTCGTCACGCTTCTCGGGCGGCTCAAGTACCGCACGAGCTACGGACAGAACGTGCTCCAGCACATCCGCGAGGTGGCGCACCTCTGCGCCGTGATGGCCGCGGAGCTCAAGCTCGACGTCCGCCTGGCCCGCCGCTGCGGCCTGTTCCACGACATCGGCAAGGCCGTGGACCAGGAGTTCGAAGGCTCCCACCCCGTCATCGGCGGGGAGCTCCTCAAGCGGTTCGACGAACCCAAGGAGGTGGTGGACGCGGCGGCCAACCACCACAACGACCCCGACGCCAACTACCTCTACACGGTGCTCGCGGCCGCGGCGGACGCCATTTCCGCCTCGCGCCCCGGAGCGCGCAGCGAATCCCTCGAGCGTTACGTCAAGCGCATCGAGCAGCTCGAAAAAATCGCCAAGTCCCAGCCGGGCGTGACCGGCGTCTACGCCATCCAGGCGGGACGGGAGGTCCGGGTTCTCGTGGACAGCGACAAGGTGAACGACGCCCAGGCCGTGATCCTCGCGCGGGACATCGCCAAGTCCATCGAAGAGCAGATGACCTATCCGGGCGAGATCCGGGTCACCGTCATGCGCGAAACCCGGTTCGTGGAATACGCCCGTTGA
- a CDS encoding TIGR00282 family metallophosphoesterase — protein MKVRILAIGDVVGKPGRSVIAERLRPFCEKELVDAVIANGENLAGGSGLTPPEAEELFKAGVDVITGGDHIWAKKEIIPYIDRTPRLLRPANYPADQPGRGHTVFETRGGVKVGVVHVQGRVFMNTPADCPFRTARRLVEELRARTPVVVVDMHAEATSEKIAMGWWLDGQASFVFGTHTHIQTADERVLPQGTAYITDCGMTGPYESVIGRRIDRVLHRFTTGLPAHFEVATGDVRLCGALATVDSESGRALDIRRVVIRADGASA, from the coding sequence ATGAAGGTTCGGATCCTCGCCATCGGAGACGTCGTCGGGAAGCCCGGTCGCTCCGTCATCGCCGAGCGCCTCCGCCCCTTCTGCGAAAAGGAGCTCGTCGACGCGGTGATCGCCAACGGGGAAAACCTCGCCGGCGGAAGCGGCCTGACCCCTCCCGAGGCCGAGGAGCTGTTCAAGGCCGGCGTCGACGTCATCACCGGCGGCGACCACATCTGGGCCAAGAAGGAAATCATCCCCTACATCGACCGCACGCCCCGGCTGCTCCGGCCGGCCAATTATCCCGCCGATCAGCCCGGACGCGGGCACACCGTCTTCGAAACCCGCGGCGGCGTGAAGGTCGGCGTCGTCCACGTCCAGGGCCGCGTCTTCATGAACACCCCCGCGGACTGCCCGTTCCGCACGGCCCGCCGTCTCGTGGAGGAGCTGCGCGCGCGCACCCCGGTCGTCGTCGTGGACATGCACGCCGAGGCCACCAGCGAGAAGATCGCGATGGGCTGGTGGCTGGACGGCCAGGCCAGCTTCGTCTTCGGCACCCACACGCACATCCAGACCGCCGACGAGCGGGTGCTCCCCCAGGGCACCGCCTACATCACCGACTGCGGCATGACCGGCCCCTACGAGAGCGTCATCGGCCGCCGGATCGACCGCGTGCTCCACCGGTTCACCACCGGCCTGCCCGCCCATTTCGAGGTCGCCACCGGCGACGTCCGCCTCTGCGGAGCCCTGGCCACGGTGGACTCGGAATCCGGCCGAGCCCTCGACATCCGCCGCGTGGTGATCCGCGCCGACGGGGCCTCCGCTTAG